The following DNA comes from Streptomyces sp. Ag109_O5-10.
GGGCCCAGCCCATTTCGCGGGTCACTTCCACGGGACGGGTGCTCCGTACCTTCCAGGGCGGGCTCGGCCGGGAGCGGGACGCGCGGTCCGAGCTCTTCCTGCTCGCCGTCGCCAACTTCGTCTCGCAGCAGACCTTCTACGAGTCCGGCACGGACCGCGACGACCGCTTCGCGAAGCTCCTGCGTGAGCTCGCCGTCACCGACCCGTCCTGGACGGCCGGTCTGCTGGGCTGGCTGCGCGGCGCGGGCAACATGCGGACCGCCTCGATCGTCGGCGCCGCCGAGTACGTGCACGCCCGCCTGACCGCGGGGGCCACCGACGGCCCCTCGAACCGTCAGGTCGTCGCCTCCGTGCTCCAGCGGCCCGACGAGCCCGGCGAACTGCTCGCCTACTGGACGGCGACATACGGCCGCGCCGTTCCCAAGCCCGTCAAGCGAGGGATCGCCGACGCCGTACGACGGCTGTACCACGACAAGTCGCTGCTCAAGTACGACACCGCGTCCAAGGGATACCGCTTCGGCGACATCCTCAACCTGGTGCACGCGGCGCCGGACCCGGACAAGCCGTGGCAGGGCGAGCTGTTCCGGTACGCGCTGGACCGGCGGCACAACCCGGACACCGCCGTACCGCCCGCGTCGAGCCCGGTGCTCGGCGCCCACCGCGAGCTGATGGCGCTGCCCGTCGGACGGCGGCGCGCGGTCGTCACCGAGCCCGGGGGCGCCGAGCGGCTCGCGGCGGCCGGCCTCACCTGGGAGGCGCTGGCCGGCTGGCTCCAGGGCCCGATGGACAGGGCCGCGTGGGAGGCGGTCATCCCGTCCATGGGGATGATGGCGCTCGTCCGCAACCTCCGGAACTTCGACGAGGCCGGCGTCTCCGACGAGGTCGCGGCCACGGTCGCGGCCCGGATCGGCGACCCGGCGGAGGTGGCGCGGTCGCGGCAGTTCCCGTTCCGGTACCTCGCCGCGTACCGGCACGCGCCGTCGCTGCGCTGGTCGTACCCGCTGGAGCAGGCGCTCGGCCACTCGCTGGCCAACGTGCCCGCGCTGCCGGGACGGACGCTGGTGCTGGTCGACCGTTCGGGCTCGATGTTCTACTCGCGGCTGTCCGCGCGTTCGGAGCTCAACCGGGCCGACGCGGCGGCGGTCTTCGGCACGGCGCTCGCGCTGCGGGCGGCGGACGCGGACCTCGTCGAGTTCGGTACGACGAGCAGGCGGCTGACGTTCGGCAAGGGCGAGTCGGTGCTGAGGATCCTGGACCGCTTCGGCGACCTGGGCGGTACCGACACCACCTCGGCGATCCGGTCCCACTACCGGGGACAGGACCGGGTGCTGATCGTCACCGACGAGCAGTACGCGTTCAACCGGCACGGCGACCCGACCCAGCAGGTGCCGGCGCACATCCCGGTCTACACCTGGAACCTGGCCGGCTACCGGGTGGGCCACGGCCCGTCCGGCACGGGCAACCGCCACACCTTCGGAGGCCTCTCGGACGCGGCCTTCCGGATGGTCCCGCTGCTGGAGGCGGCCCGCAACGCCGACTGGCCGTGGGAGACGGCGGCCTGACCGGCGCCCTCCGATCGTGACCCGCACCTTCACGGGGGGTGCGGGTCACACCCCTGCCCGCCGCCCCCTTGCTCTCGCCCATCACTGATATCTAACATGTCAGTTCATGGAGGCCCTGCGACCCGTCGCCCGTACCCTGCTCCGCGACCGCGCCTACGCCGCGATCCGGGACGCCATCGTCGCCGGTGAGATCGAACCGGGCGCGGTGGTGCGCGACGCGGAGCTCGCGGAGCGGCTCGGGCTGTCCCGTGCGCCCGTGCGGGAGGCGTTCGCGCGCCTTGTCGACGAGGGGCTGCTGGAGAGCAAGCCGCAGAGCTACACCCGGGTCACCCCGGTCGTCGCCGCCGACGTACGGGACGCCGCCGCCGTGGTCGGTGCCATGCACGAGCTGGTCACCCGGGCCGCCGTACCCCGGCTGCGGGACGCCGACCTGGACCAGATGCGCGTGTCCAACGTCCGGTTCGCCGCCGCCGTGCGGGCCGGTGACGTGGACGGGGCCCTGCGTGCCGACGACGAGCTGCACGACGTGCTGGTCCGGGTGGCCGGCAATCGCGCGGCCGCCGCCACCGTCACCCGCTACACCCCGCTCATCCGCCGTCTGGAGCGGCGCCGGTTCGGCGAGGGCGGGTCCTGCCGCTCGGCCGGACTCCACGAGCGGCTGATCGAGGCCTGCGCCGCCGGTGACGCGGAGGCGGCGGCACGGATCACGGCCGACATCTGGAACACCCTCTCCGACCTGGTCGACGCCGACACCGCCGACTGACCACGCCACCAGGAGGCGCCCCATGTCCCTCTCCTCCTACGCCCGTTACCCCCTCCTCTTCGGCCCCTCGCCCGTGCACCCCCTGGAGCGCCTCACCGCCCACCTCGGCGGTGCCGGGCTGTGGGCCAAGCGGGAGGACTGCAACTCCGGGATCGCGTACGGCGGGAACAAGACGCGCAAGCTGGAGTACCTGGTCGCGGACGCGCTCGCCAAGGGCTGCGACACCCTCGTCTCCATCGGCGGGGTGCAGTCCAACCACACCCGCCAGGTCGCCGCCGTCGCCGCCCGCGCCGGGCTCAAGTGCGTACTGGTGCAGGAGAGCTGGGTGCAGTGGCCGGACTCGGTGTACGACAAGGTCGGCAACATCCTCATCAGCAGGCTGGCCGGCGCCGATGTCCGCCTGGTGCGCGCCGGGTTCGGCATCGGCTTCAAGGAGAGCTGGGAGCTGGCGCTGCGCGAGGTCGAGGAGTCCGGCGGCAGGCCGTACGCCATCCCGGCCGGCGCCTCCGACCACCCGCTCGGCGGCCTCGGCTTCGCCGGCTGGGCGTACGAAGTCGCCGAGCAGGAGGAACGGCTGGGCGTCTTCTTCGACACGGTGATCGTCTGCTCGGTGACCGGGTCCACGCAGGCCGGGATGGTCGCGGGGTTCGCCGCGCTGGCGGAGGCGGGCGGGCGCGAGCGCCGGGTCATCGGCATCGACGCGTCGGCGAAGCCGGCCGAGACCCGTGAGCAGGTGGCGCGCATCGCCCACCGGACCGGGCAACTGATCGGACTGAAGCGGGAACTGACCGTCGAAGATGTCGAGTTGGACGAGCGCTACCATGCGGGCGTCTACGGCATCCCGGACGACGCCACCCTGGAGGCGATGCGCCTGGCCGCCCGCACGGAGGGCATGGTGACGGACCCGGTGTACGAGGGCAAGTCGATGGCGGGGATGATCGACCTGGTCGAACGCCGCGAGATCGGCGCCGACTCCACCGTGCTCTACGCCCACCTGGGCGGGCAGCCGGCGCTGAACGCGTACAGCGCGCTCTTCTGACCTACTTGGCGAGGAACGACAGCAGAGCGGCGTTCACCTCTTCGGCGTGCGTCCACAGCAGGCCGTGCGGGGCGCCCTCGATCTCCACGTACTCGGCCGACGGCAGCAGCGCGTGGAACGGACGCCCGGTCGCATCGATGGGCAGGATGCGATCCCCGGTGCCGTGCAGGATCAGTGCCGGGACGTCGATCTTCGCCACGTCGGCGCGGAAGTCGGTGATCCACGTCGGCACGCAGGCCACGGACGCGTGGGCGGAGGCGCCGGCCGCCACGTTCCAGCTGTTGCGGACGGCCTCCTCGCTGATCCGGCTGCCCAGCGTCTCGTCGAGGTTGTAGAAGTCCTGGTAGAACGCGGTGAAGTAGGCGTACCGGTCCTTGCTGACCGCGTCCAGGATGCCGTCGAAGACCGCCTGGTCCACACCGGTCGGGTTGTCGTCGGTCTTGAGCAGGAAGGGCTCGAGCGAGGCCAGGAAGACCGCCTTGGCGACCCGGCCCGAGCCGTAGCTGCCCAGGTAGCGGCCCACTTCGCCGGTCCCCATCGAGAAGCCGACCAGGACCGCGTCCGTGAGGTCGAGCGTGGTGAGCACCTTGTCGAGGTCGGCGGCGAAGGTGTCGTAGTCGTAGCCGGTGGTCGGCTGGGAGGAGCGGCCGAAGCCCCGGCGGTCGTAGGTGACGACGCGGTGGCCGGCCCCCAGCAGGACCGGAAGCTGCTTCTCCCAGGAGTGGCCGTCGAGCGGGTACCCGTGGATCAGCACGATGGGCTGACCGGTGCCGTGGTCCTCGTAGTAGAGCTCGATCGGTGCGCTGTTCTCTTCGCCAACGGTGATGTAGGGCATGGCGGTTCGTCCTCTCTCGGGTTCGGAGCGTCCAGCACACCACTGGTGCGGGACCCGTTGCCAGGCAGAAGTGCAGGCGGAAGTAGAGAGCGCTTGTTCTAATTGTCGTGATGACCAGACTTTCCCCACCCGATGTGTCCCACGGCGCCACCGCCTTCGGTGCGATGCTGCGTTCCCTGCGCCGGGCGGCGCGGCTGACCCTGGAGGAGTTGTCGCAGGCGTCCGGCGTCAGCGTCCGGGCGCTGGGCGACATGGAACGCGGCCGCAGCCGTGGGCCGCAGCGCCGTACCGTCGACGCGCTCGCCGCCGCCCTGAAGCTGGACCGCGAGCAGGCGCAGCGGTTGCAGCGGCTGGCCGACGCCGGCCGGGAACGGGGCCGTCCTGCCGCGCCCCCGTATCTCCTGCGCACAGTCCCGGACTTCACCGGCCGGGAGCAGGAACTGGCCGATCTGGAGGCGCTCGCCCGAGGCGCCGGCGCCCGCGCGGTGGTCCTCTTCGGGCCGGGCGGCCAGGGCAAGACAACCCTCGCCGCGCAGGCCGCGCGGCGGCTGGGAGAGCTCTTTCCGGACGGCTGCGTCAGCGTGCAACTGCACGGCATGAGCGACACTCCGCTGTCCGCCGCCGAGGCACTGGTCCTGCTGCTGACGGGGCTCGGGCATCCGCCGGACCGGATCCCGGTGGACCCGGTGGCACGCGAGGCCGTCTACCGGGCCACGCTCCGCACCAGGCGGGTGCTGGTCGTCCTGGACGACGCTGCCGACGAGGCACAGGCCA
Coding sequences within:
- a CDS encoding GntR family transcriptional regulator, which gives rise to MEALRPVARTLLRDRAYAAIRDAIVAGEIEPGAVVRDAELAERLGLSRAPVREAFARLVDEGLLESKPQSYTRVTPVVAADVRDAAAVVGAMHELVTRAAVPRLRDADLDQMRVSNVRFAAAVRAGDVDGALRADDELHDVLVRVAGNRAAAATVTRYTPLIRRLERRRFGEGGSCRSAGLHERLIEACAAGDAEAAARITADIWNTLSDLVDADTAD
- a CDS encoding alpha/beta fold hydrolase, whose protein sequence is MPYITVGEENSAPIELYYEDHGTGQPIVLIHGYPLDGHSWEKQLPVLLGAGHRVVTYDRRGFGRSSQPTTGYDYDTFAADLDKVLTTLDLTDAVLVGFSMGTGEVGRYLGSYGSGRVAKAVFLASLEPFLLKTDDNPTGVDQAVFDGILDAVSKDRYAYFTAFYQDFYNLDETLGSRISEEAVRNSWNVAAGASAHASVACVPTWITDFRADVAKIDVPALILHGTGDRILPIDATGRPFHALLPSAEYVEIEGAPHGLLWTHAEEVNAALLSFLAK
- a CDS encoding TROVE domain-containing protein, whose product is MARFNTKAARAQPISRVTSTGRVLRTFQGGLGRERDARSELFLLAVANFVSQQTFYESGTDRDDRFAKLLRELAVTDPSWTAGLLGWLRGAGNMRTASIVGAAEYVHARLTAGATDGPSNRQVVASVLQRPDEPGELLAYWTATYGRAVPKPVKRGIADAVRRLYHDKSLLKYDTASKGYRFGDILNLVHAAPDPDKPWQGELFRYALDRRHNPDTAVPPASSPVLGAHRELMALPVGRRRAVVTEPGGAERLAAAGLTWEALAGWLQGPMDRAAWEAVIPSMGMMALVRNLRNFDEAGVSDEVAATVAARIGDPAEVARSRQFPFRYLAAYRHAPSLRWSYPLEQALGHSLANVPALPGRTLVLVDRSGSMFYSRLSARSELNRADAAAVFGTALALRAADADLVEFGTTSRRLTFGKGESVLRILDRFGDLGGTDTTSAIRSHYRGQDRVLIVTDEQYAFNRHGDPTQQVPAHIPVYTWNLAGYRVGHGPSGTGNRHTFGGLSDAAFRMVPLLEAARNADWPWETAA
- a CDS encoding 1-aminocyclopropane-1-carboxylate deaminase gives rise to the protein MSLSSYARYPLLFGPSPVHPLERLTAHLGGAGLWAKREDCNSGIAYGGNKTRKLEYLVADALAKGCDTLVSIGGVQSNHTRQVAAVAARAGLKCVLVQESWVQWPDSVYDKVGNILISRLAGADVRLVRAGFGIGFKESWELALREVEESGGRPYAIPAGASDHPLGGLGFAGWAYEVAEQEERLGVFFDTVIVCSVTGSTQAGMVAGFAALAEAGGRERRVIGIDASAKPAETREQVARIAHRTGQLIGLKRELTVEDVELDERYHAGVYGIPDDATLEAMRLAARTEGMVTDPVYEGKSMAGMIDLVERREIGADSTVLYAHLGGQPALNAYSALF